The proteins below are encoded in one region of Phycicoccus sp. M110.8:
- a CDS encoding NADH-quinone oxidoreductase subunit L, translated as MSGAAARLVVLVPAAAALVGLLVARRPRPRTARAVATVGSLLTLLVALVELVAVHSAGPVQALHLLPSLEAGELRIPLQLQATDAPALVAVVVAVVGWAVQAFAGWYLRDDDRYGTFAATVSLFCAGMLLTVQSADLVLTLVGWEVMGWCSYLLIGHWSRKESARRAALKAFLVTRLADVGFVLGVVLLATDAGTTAYQEVLAGAPGTLSKVGIALLVVGVLGKSGMVPFHDWLPDAMEGPTPASALIHAATMVAAGTFVLAQLFDVLVASDGARWLLAVSTAVTMVYAAVLAFGQSDLKRLLAYSTLSQVALMLSALAVGPADEGPGAGVLHLYSHAFFKALLFLAIGWLSVTVGGTAATALRGSLRGHLVIRPAMFVGLLSLAGVPPLVGFVSKEHVLGAAEAGVSAGDARAWLVLLAGIVTVPLTAAYCMRAWLVLDDLATTDVTRHETDTATRPVRTAVTVLAVLSVVGGLVVLTPLLDLRGHIGWLVALLSVLLIVGAALAVRSVPLVDDPDPATRLVGARRPLFDRGLGVDRLYVAAVATPVLALARLVVVLDRDVVDAYVRGAAVAARWSGRGGQRVHDRERAASGLAWVVAGVVAVALAGVALW; from the coding sequence GTGAGCGGCGCCGCGGCCCGACTGGTCGTCCTCGTCCCCGCCGCCGCCGCGCTGGTGGGCCTGCTGGTCGCACGCCGGCCGCGACCGCGCACCGCCCGGGCCGTCGCCACCGTCGGCTCCCTGCTCACGCTCCTCGTTGCCCTCGTCGAGCTGGTCGCCGTCCACTCGGCCGGTCCGGTGCAGGCGCTGCACCTGCTGCCCTCGCTCGAGGCCGGCGAGCTGCGGATCCCGTTGCAGCTGCAGGCGACCGACGCCCCCGCCCTCGTCGCCGTCGTGGTCGCGGTGGTCGGCTGGGCGGTGCAGGCGTTCGCCGGCTGGTACCTGCGCGACGACGACCGCTACGGCACCTTCGCCGCCACCGTGTCGCTGTTCTGCGCGGGGATGCTGCTCACCGTCCAGTCCGCCGACCTGGTCCTGACCCTGGTCGGGTGGGAGGTCATGGGCTGGTGCTCCTACCTCCTCATCGGCCACTGGAGCCGCAAGGAGTCCGCGCGCCGCGCCGCGCTCAAGGCGTTCCTCGTCACCCGCCTGGCCGACGTCGGGTTCGTGCTCGGGGTGGTGCTGCTCGCCACGGACGCCGGCACCACGGCATACCAGGAGGTGCTCGCGGGGGCGCCCGGGACGCTGTCGAAGGTCGGCATCGCCCTCCTCGTCGTGGGCGTGCTCGGCAAGTCCGGCATGGTGCCGTTCCACGACTGGCTGCCCGACGCGATGGAGGGCCCGACGCCCGCGTCCGCGCTCATCCACGCGGCGACCATGGTCGCCGCGGGCACGTTCGTCCTCGCGCAGCTCTTCGACGTCCTCGTGGCCAGTGACGGGGCGCGGTGGCTGCTCGCGGTGAGCACCGCCGTGACGATGGTGTACGCCGCGGTGCTGGCCTTCGGGCAGTCCGACCTCAAGCGCCTGCTCGCCTACTCGACCCTCTCGCAGGTGGCGCTCATGCTCTCCGCGCTCGCGGTGGGCCCGGCCGACGAGGGTCCGGGCGCCGGGGTGCTGCACCTGTACTCGCACGCGTTCTTCAAGGCGCTGCTCTTCCTCGCGATCGGGTGGCTCAGCGTGACCGTCGGCGGGACCGCCGCGACCGCGCTGCGCGGCAGCCTGCGCGGCCACCTCGTGATCCGCCCGGCCATGTTCGTCGGCCTGCTCTCGCTCGCCGGGGTGCCCCCGCTCGTGGGCTTCGTGTCCAAGGAGCACGTGCTCGGCGCGGCCGAGGCCGGCGTGTCGGCCGGGGACGCCCGTGCCTGGCTGGTGCTCCTCGCCGGCATCGTCACCGTGCCGCTGACCGCCGCCTACTGCATGCGCGCGTGGCTCGTCCTCGACGACCTCGCCACCACCGACGTCACCCGGCACGAGACCGACACGGCCACGCGGCCGGTGCGCACGGCGGTCACCGTCCTGGCGGTGCTGTCGGTGGTCGGGGGCCTGGTCGTCCTGACGCCGCTGCTCGACCTGCGCGGACACATCGGGTGGCTCGTGGCGCTGCTCAGCGTCCTGCTCATCGTGGGCGCTGCGCTCGCGGTGCGCTCGGTCCCGCTCGTCGACGACCCCGACCCCGCCACCAGGCTCGTCGGCGCCCGCCGCCCGCTGTTCGACCGCGGCCTCGGCGTCGACCGGCTCTACGTCGCCGCCGTCGCCACCCCCGTGCTGGCGCTGGCGCGGCTCGTCGTCGTCCTCGACCGGGACGTCGTCGACGCCTACGTGCGCGGCGCCGCGGTCGCCGCCCGCTGGTCCGGCCGTGGTGGCCAGCGGGTGCACGACCGCGAGCGCGCCGCCTCCGGGCTGGCCTGGGTCGTGGCCGGGGTCGTCGCCGTCGCCCTCGCGGGGGTGGCGCTGTGGTGA